In the genome of Spirochaetia bacterium, one region contains:
- a CDS encoding peptide ABC transporter substrate-binding protein yields MKKLLLATMLLALLGSTLLFANGSKETAPEATAKSPDKVLNVMIEVEVESLDPQVATDGTSFEVIANYTDGLKQMAADGSVINALCADEKVSSDGLTYTFKIRDDANWSNGEPVTAQDFVFGWQRAVDPALASEYSYMLSDIGQIKNAAKIIAGELPVTALGVKALDSKTLQVQLEVPVSYFDELLYFPTYYPVNKAFFEKCGDSFATSADTVLSDGAFKLTEYEPAATSFKLVKNPDYYNADKVRLDGLNYQVLKDSQQALMSYQNGDLDIIQLSGDQVDQVKDDPEFKSVGAGYLWYISPNMAKVPALNNLNLRKAMTFALDRQSIVDNVVKDGSTAAFAAVPSELATNKGEDFTPNQTEFADVCAYDKAKALEYYNKAKAELGKDSFEFEMIVDDTAIQQNVAAVIKEELEKALPGLKIDLRVEPKKQRVQDMQDGTFELGLTRWGPDYADPMTYLGMWVTDNSNNYGLWSNAKYDALIAECTTGDLCTDIDGRWKAMKAAEKIVMDEAVIYPLYQQCNADMIKSNVKGIEFHPVALNRVFKNTVKN; encoded by the coding sequence ATGAAAAAACTTCTTTTGGCAACCATGTTGCTGGCTTTGCTAGGAAGTACTTTGCTGTTTGCCAACGGTAGCAAGGAAACTGCTCCGGAGGCAACTGCAAAAAGTCCTGACAAAGTGCTGAACGTCATGATTGAAGTCGAAGTTGAGAGCCTTGATCCTCAGGTAGCAACCGATGGTACTTCCTTTGAAGTCATTGCCAACTACACGGACGGCCTCAAACAGATGGCCGCTGATGGCTCTGTCATCAATGCACTGTGTGCAGATGAAAAGGTTTCCTCTGATGGCCTGACTTACACATTCAAGATCAGGGATGATGCCAATTGGTCCAATGGAGAGCCTGTTACTGCACAGGACTTCGTTTTTGGATGGCAGCGTGCTGTGGATCCGGCTCTTGCCAGTGAATATTCCTACATGCTCAGTGACATCGGACAGATCAAGAATGCAGCAAAGATCATTGCAGGAGAACTGCCTGTTACCGCTTTGGGTGTAAAGGCGCTTGACAGCAAGACCCTGCAGGTTCAGCTTGAAGTACCTGTTTCTTACTTCGATGAGTTGCTTTACTTCCCGACATATTATCCTGTCAACAAGGCTTTCTTCGAGAAGTGCGGTGATTCCTTTGCTACCAGTGCCGATACGGTACTGAGCGACGGCGCTTTCAAGCTTACTGAATATGAACCGGCTGCAACCAGTTTCAAGCTTGTAAAGAACCCGGACTACTACAATGCGGACAAGGTCAGGCTTGACGGCCTCAACTACCAGGTGCTCAAGGATAGCCAGCAGGCTTTGATGAGCTATCAGAACGGTGACCTTGATATCATCCAGCTTTCAGGTGATCAGGTTGACCAGGTAAAGGATGACCCGGAATTCAAGAGTGTCGGTGCTGGTTATCTGTGGTACATCAGCCCCAATATGGCAAAGGTACCTGCCCTTAATAACCTCAACCTGCGCAAGGCCATGACCTTTGCCCTTGACCGTCAGTCAATCGTTGACAATGTCGTCAAGGACGGTTCCACTGCTGCTTTTGCTGCTGTTCCTTCTGAACTTGCTACCAATAAGGGAGAAGATTTCACACCGAACCAGACTGAGTTTGCCGATGTATGTGCCTATGACAAGGCAAAGGCTCTTGAGTATTATAACAAGGCCAAGGCAGAATTGGGCAAGGATTCCTTTGAGTTCGAAATGATCGTGGATGACACTGCCATCCAGCAGAATGTTGCAGCAGTCATCAAGGAAGAACTTGAAAAGGCACTTCCTGGCTTGAAGATTGACCTGCGGGTCGAACCCAAGAAGCAGAGGGTCCAGGATATGCAGGACGGTACATTTGAGCTTGGCCTTACCAGGTGGGGGCCGGATTATGCAGATCCTATGACTTATCTCGGTATGTGGGTAACTGACAACAGCAACAACTATGGCCTGTGGAGCAATGCAAAGTATGATGCACTGATCGCAGAATGCACCACCGGTGATCTCTGTACCGATATCGATGGTCGTTGGAAGGCTATGAAGGCTGCTGAAAAGATTGTCATGGATGAGGCTGTCATCTATCCACTGTATCAGCAGTGCAATGCTGACATGATCAAGTCAAACGTGAAAGGCATTGAATTCCATCCTGTCGCACTCAACAGGGTATTCAAGAATACCGTCAAGAACTGA
- a CDS encoding ABC transporter permease has translation MRKYILKRILISIFTLLAITLVLFMLLQLMPGSPFNDEKLSASQHAALNEKYGLDQPLYVQYVRYVANICKGDFGVSYNISKNTPISQLIQSRLPISIKIGFQAVFVGALIGLILGILSAIYHDTIWDTLCTFISVLGVSIPSYVFALALSYQFGFKLRWFPMLYATSAPFSSSVLPSISLCMFTLASIARFTRTEMLESLGSDYIMLAQSKGIYGPALIFRHVLRNALIPIITVLAPLIVDLMTGSLVVEKIFSIPGVGSLLVTAIQSNDYNVVIALSFIYSAMYIGIMLVVDILYGVIDPRIRLAKGGTNS, from the coding sequence TTGAGAAAATATATATTGAAAAGGATCCTTATTTCGATCTTTACCCTATTGGCAATCACCTTGGTGCTATTCATGTTGCTTCAGTTGATGCCAGGTTCTCCATTCAATGATGAGAAATTGTCCGCATCCCAGCACGCAGCTCTCAATGAGAAATATGGGCTTGACCAACCTCTTTACGTGCAGTATGTCAGGTACGTAGCCAATATCTGCAAAGGCGACTTCGGCGTAAGCTACAACATAAGCAAGAATACACCGATAAGCCAATTGATACAGTCACGGCTCCCAATCAGCATCAAGATCGGCTTTCAGGCTGTGTTCGTAGGGGCTCTGATAGGCCTTATCCTCGGTATCCTTTCGGCAATATACCATGATACCATATGGGATACCCTGTGTACGTTTATATCGGTCCTGGGAGTTTCCATTCCCAGTTATGTGTTTGCACTTGCCCTCAGCTACCAGTTCGGATTCAAATTGCGATGGTTCCCGATGCTCTATGCAACATCTGCGCCATTTTCTTCTTCCGTATTGCCAAGCATCAGCCTCTGTATGTTTACCTTGGCTTCCATAGCAAGGTTTACCAGGACTGAGATGCTTGAATCATTGGGCAGTGATTACATCATGCTTGCGCAGAGCAAGGGCATCTATGGGCCGGCCCTTATATTCAGGCATGTGCTCCGCAATGCGTTGATTCCTATTATTACCGTACTGGCTCCTCTTATCGTGGACCTGATGACCGGTTCTCTTGTCGTAGAGAAGATATTCTCGATTCCCGGTGTAGGTTCCTTGCTTGTAACGGCAATCCAATCAAATGACTATAATGTCGTCATAGCACTCAGTTTCATCTACAGTGCCATGTATATCGGCATCATGTTGGTCGTTGACATACTTTATGGTGTCATCGATCCAAGAATACGACTTGCAAAAGGAGGTACCAACTCATGA